atgggaTCCATCCTTCTTTACGTCTGTCTCCACCCACTGATAGACCAACACACGCAATGCTCTGGAAAATATACAATTACATTAACCGTATTTCCCACGAGAACAGTTTTTATAGCTGTATTAAAATGTTGCTACCAGACGAACACAAAAAAGGAATGAAGTCGGAATACCCAAGTGATATGTGAACAGAAAAGTGATATATTTATgacccgacccccccccccaaaaaaaaaaaaaaaacgaaccatgtacacacacgcacgcgcgcgcttTGTATTAACTGGAATGAAAAATTATTCATAGTCGCGGTGAATTAAATGGCCACCAAAGAATAATTGTACTCCATTTTACTTCACTAACGTggttttaatcattttaaagtgcattcacCGCTAATATACATCTTTCCAACTCAAACGGCTCAGATTTGACCtgattgtccctttaagtgttttttttttcacgcAGACCACTCCCCCTGAAACAaaccctggatccgcgcctgcaaAAGCTGTGCCCAGGGTATTCCCATGGACATACTTGCACTGTGAATGAATAGAgatatgaaaaatatgtttgtgtttacTTTAGCAgcaaatatattatacaataatgACTAAAAAGCAAATAAATCAATAGTAACCAAAACGCAGACTGAATTCAATAGTTTCCCCACTCTCTCAAtcgactacgtgtcaaaatatTATAGCCAAGTTGAACGCCAATGGCCATAGATTAACAGGTACTGGGAtgtcatttaaataataataataataatattcctcTTTTTTGATTTTCCGCTgagaatgtacatgtatttaacattaaacattataggtcgaatttacgaagcctggtTTTCTTAATAACgagtgtttaagtattgtaaatgtagaCCCATCTGGTTACACGctctttgtaaatttggcccgatatgtgtactagtatttaattttatggaTAATTTTCTTCCATTTCTCTAATACTACtaaaattaatcaaataaaaatgttcgTGTTAGATTTGTacctaagtatataaaatattgctaaaataacaataattgttacttcgttttcaataaattaaattaatattttaattttaatttatttttatataaaaacattatatatatatatattataacataatatatcacAGGTTCTTTATTTCAAAACATGATTCATTGTACATGACTCTTGGGTCCATTGATAATTTCTATTGTAATACAGGTGTGTTTTGAGGCTTGTGTAGCCTACCGTTTCAAATATTTTACTCTTTCGCACATTCAGTTAATATTATTCTATATAAAGAAAATTTACCTCTCATTATGAACCAACGTTTAAAaatacaacatcaacaacaaaaagaaacaacatgaaacaaacaaaaacaagcggggcccttttaacatttttttttatcttagtGTCTCAAGAATTTCAATCCCATCTCAAGGTTTAAGTCAAAACTGggtaaaatgtaattaataaaaattgcatGTAAAAATGCAGTGCGTTAAAATACACGAtactgttatttttaaaattatttataactagcaataaattttaatcatgtgtgtgtattttcctTCTGTTTTTCGGCTAGCAGGTCTTGTGTATTGTAAACACTAACAAAAACAAGAGTAATCCAGGTCACCTGACAATAACCATTATTGTTGGTTAAAAGCCAAAATCACACTGAATTGCCGCCCTTATAGCTTTAATCTTTCTTCTGGTCTGtcaataatatcattattattatattttaaaatattaacagttATACAAAAATgtgcaaattattattattgtggcAAACGATTGCTTCGAATGATTAATCATGAAACGCTGGTCGAGAAAGACGCACTGTCAATGCAATCATAAACATTGGAAATTAACAGCGAAACAAAGGAAAATGGCTAAAACATTATATGCATAACTCACATTAGTAAACATTAAGGCAACGTACTAACACAAACTACTTGCACTTTGCATTTTTAGTTATAAAATCTACGTGaaaatatataactatttgCGCCTTCACTTTGCGAAAATGGCGGCCAGCTAccaattttgtgtttgtgtctgtttaGGTTTGGGCTAATTGCCTAATTACTACCGCGCCCCAGGACCACTTAGCGACTCCCAGTTAGAGCCAAGACCTTAGAGATGCAAGATGACTAAACAAACATAGGTTACATCATCGGATTTTTTAAGGAGAAACACTTTATTGTGGATACGGTTGTTACGGAACAAAaccaatgttttgataaaacgcgtttttctttaaaaatactgGACGCAGGaatacaatttttttcagaGTGTTATCCCAACATTCCTTTGTTACAGCGCACGTTAATTCAGAACTGGTCATATTTGATTGTTTTAGATACGAAGCCGAAAACGAGTGTAGGAAACACAAATATTGTGTTTACCAGAAATGAAGCCACCACCGAGGCGTCGATTATATGATACCTTCGCTGACGTCCGCGCACTGCAGATAAATACGGGCAAGGCCGCGAGCTTCGATACTCGCTAATTTGAGATTCGCTCCGTAcaacttttttttgttaaaggtCCACGAAGTCTTATCAGGAAAAAAAATGGCAGACGTTGCTCAAGTCCAGAAGACCCCCAAGAAGAAGGCAACCAAGCCAAAGAAGGTGTCCAGCCACCCGAAATACAACGAAATGATTAAAGCAGCAATTGCCGCTTTGAAGGATCGTCATGGATCATCCCGACAGGCCATCCTGAGCTACATCGTCAAACACTACAAAGTAGCCGATGAAAAAACCGTCAACAGTCACCTGAAGCTTGCACTCCGCGCTGGAGTCAAGAACAAGTCCCTGAAGCAGTCCAAGGGTACCGGAGCTTCTGGATCATTCCGACTTGGCGAGCTGAAGGCAAAGAAGGCGCCAAAGGCCAAGAAACCAAAAGCAGCCAAGCCAAAGAAGGCCAAGAAACCAAAAGCAGCCACCAAACCCAAGGTGAAGAAACCCAAGACGAAGAAGTCTCCCAAAAAGGTGTCGAAACCCAAGACGGCCAAGGCAGCAAAGCCCAAGAAGCCCAAGACCCCAAAGAAGACTAAGTCTCCCAAAAAGAAGGCAGCGAAGAAACCCGCCAAAAAGTGAACCAGACGATAGTGGACAATAGAAAGTTTTCATAATCATTTAGATACATTGATCATCATAACCAGCACACCGGTTGTGTTCGTTTGTATCAGGGACTACTTCACAGGCAGCAAAACACCCACCAAGACACTGTCCCGCCTTTTCTAGGCATGATTGTAACATTCGTTTtcatggagagaaaaaaaaaaaagaagagaaaagatcTCAATTTGAAATTCCAATTGACATTAACATTTCTTTCCAGTCATGACCGATAATTATGGAAGCAGACGAGGCTACTTTCTACTTCAACTCTTACATTATAGTGCTAATTGTGTAAACGAAAAACTTGCGAAACTGATGTCCCAGTACTTGATCGAAGCAAAATTTGAGTGCGTCTGTTTGACATTTTTGACAGTGCTATTGTTATTAAACTTTTAATAACGTTGAAAGAGGACTTGGTGCATTCGTTtgtatatagtatttatttCATACAAAAATCATGTTCATGcttcattgtgtatatattcattatcagaagaaaaaaatattaagtgaAATCTACTTTTGCGTCTGTTTTTTATTTCTACTTTTACGTCTTTatgtttttttagaatattttactTGCTCTGCAGTGAAACATGGCAATATTGTACGattctgtattttatataatttttatttttattttactttatccTGATGCTCCGATGTGTCTGACCAATGGCCAGTGGCTGGACATTGGACAAGACGTAAACAAAGAAGCGTACAATACTGTCTGTATCATTGCTTTTACAAAACATGACTGGGTGtaaacatatatgtatgtgtgaatggTGGGGTGGGGATAATAAACTTAGAATCTTTAATGCACGTAATTTATGGTGACCCATTGCATAATTCCCAGTGGCGTACAGGCCGGAGTTGctagggggtccgggggcatgtaTTTTATaggaagtaaatttgaaatgtttctttgcctcaaaatatgtcaaatatattttttacacatccacggacggacgtaggaaggtgccaaagggggggggggggggagacttaccccccccccccccaccgcttcctacgccagtgtgcCAGTTAGGACATTTTACTCCAAAAGTTGGGATTCGGGTTTACATGATGGGCTGGACCATTTAAGTCCATGGCCATGTTCAAAAGTAAACTGAAACAAGACTacgaaattaattttattgacaaGTAGTTGGGTTAATATGTAGGCAACAAAGGGCTCTGTACAatcgtttttcttttttcttttctttctatctttttctttctatcctttttttctttgttaaaaATGAAGTTTATTTTCAACGTGACTTTCACACACCTGAATGCTATTAAGGTAAAATAGATACGGCTAATctaaaataccccccccccccccttcctcaaAAAGTCCTGGAAACTGGCGTCCCCATGTACGTGccggggttgggggtggggtaaGGATCAGTATTGGGCGGCAAAACCATACGTAAACCCTCCTGCttcggagttggtcactggcgaggtcagaggctaaatccgaagtgggcgtgcctgaacccttgtggataggggcacgttaaacccagtttccattccattccatacGTAACTAAGGCATAATTTACAACACAAAATTGCGAATAAGTGTCCCTTTTTCTTTACCTAGATAAGACCTTTatctttgtctttgtttttattttatatgcaccacccagttattttagaaataatatttcGGTATATTACACCGATTTTTGGAGAAGGGACATGGGGATAgtactaattattttattttttttatatacaaattatctagcatttaaaaacatttgaagactacagcttttaaaacaaattaaattttttgtttccTGGCACAAGCCTCGCTTGCGTAATGGTTAAGAATTTAAGCAAATGGCTAAAAACACAGGaacgtactgggttcgtatcccaatACTGGCTCCCTTAGTGTGTTTCATACCCACTATCAATCTCCCGAATAAACAGCGGCTTTGTCGTTAGCAAATATACGCCAAAGGCTGAGTACACGTACTTTTAAACAGAAACCGGCGCGGATGaaagtagatttttttttttgttctctgATGAAAAAACTTGGCTTGTGCACCACCAGAGAACATGCCCCCTCCACTAGAGATAGCGTTCGCACAGGCTAGTGGGGATGGGGTGGACACAAGTCATTTAGAGtagaacaaaacaacaaacatacaaaggaaaacaaaaattcaCGTACAATTccattcgggggggggggtgggatggTGGGGGGCAGTCTTCCCAGCATCCCAATTCCTTCAGGTCTGCACGTTGGTCCATATGCAcctgttttgtgttttgaatATACGGACATCAGGCGAGTGTGCGAGAATTTTAGAAatgggggggggtctagacatCTAGGCGACagaagttgggggggggggtaccgaGTCATGTTTCCcctgaaaatatattgagttaaaaaaaaaaaaaaatgcttgagGAGTTTCACGCGCCTGGacatgtttgtacatgtacgTTTTCTTTTAACAGTTTGTGATTTGATAATATAGATAAGGCTCTCTTCAATAAaaggtggcgtcgtggcaggccatcggtgtacaggctggtaggtactgggttcggatcccagtcgaggcatgggatttttaatcgagataccgactccaaaccctgagtgagtgctccgcaaggctcaatgggtaggtgtaacccacttgcaccgaccagtgatccataactggttcaacaaaggccatggtttgtgctatcctgcctgtgggaagcgcaaataaaagatcccttgctgcctgtcgtaaaaagagtagcctatgtggcgacagcgggtttcctctaaaaacagtgtcagaatgaccatatgtttgacgtccaatagccgatgataagataaaaaatcaatgtgctctagcggcgtcgttaaataaaacaaacttttttacttttacttcAATAAAATCAGTAGCAGTTTTCTGGGTAGCTCACCACCGCCCACCATATACAACAAATTATTACATACCCCTGTAACACCATTTGTTTTTAGtcgaaaagtattgacttaatgtgcgctctgcactacatttgttttatataactgTGAAATATGGGGAGCCGATTTCATTGGAATCATAAAGAAACATGATCACACCAAGTTCCTTGATACAATAGAACCCTTCAAAAAACTTCATAATAAattaagggcgggacgtagcccagtgtttaagcgttcgcttgatgtgcggtcggtctgggatctattcccgtcggtgggcccattgggccatttctcgatccagccagtgcaccacgactggtatatcaaaggccgtggtatgtgttatcctgtctgtgggatggtgcatataaaagatcccttgctgctaattgaaaagagtagcccatgaagtggcaacagcgggtttcctctatcaatatctgtgtggtccttaaccatatgtctgacgccatataaccgtaaataaaatgtgttgagtgcgtcgttaaataaaacatttccttccatttccTCTATACTAAAGTTTGCAAATTCACATTCCAGATCGGGAAAAAATCGATACATATCGCTTGCAAAACAACTTGGTAAGTACCCGTTAATCGTGGATATTCATACAACTACGATTAAGTACTCGGCACATTTGGAAAATCTATGTGAATCCACAAAAATGCTTATCGATGCTGTACATAGCAGCAAAGGGTTGGACGCCAACAGAACAAGCTGGCACAACTATTTCAACATAATGTGTGGGGGGAAAATGCGACTGATACTTCTCTGCTAAAGCCCATGGCTACAGACggcatacatttttaaaatctcaacACAGTTACATTGCTCTCACCAGCAGTCCTATAAGCACAAAATATCCACATCAAAGAAACTACTATAAATTTATTGACCGCCCCTATAAACGTGCTTCATACCTCGACAACATAAAAAATGCAaacttccccccacccccagcaaCAATGTGTGCACATCGACTCGTAATAGAAATTGGTAGGAACAAAAAACATTGATcagaaagaaatgaaagaaatgttttatttaacgacgcactcaacacattttatttacggttatatggcgtcagacatatggttaaggaccacacagattttgagaggaaacccgctgtcgccactacatgggctactctttccgattagcagcaagggatcttttatttgcgcttcccacaatcaggatagcacaaaccatggcctttgttgaaccagttatggatcactggtcggtgcaagtggtttacacctacccattgagcccaggcccgtacgcagaaatttatcgggggggggggggagggtgtaaTCGACGGCCCAAAGAGCCGGAGTTGCTAGGAGGGTCCGGGgcatgtctccccccccccctccttccgaattttttttaaatctagaatgcaggagatgcattttcctgcattctgggaagtaaatttgaaatgtttctttgcctcaaaatatgttttacacatccacggacggacctcggcagactatgggggtgcgtacacacacacacacaccccgcgTACGGACCtggagccttgcggagcactcactcagggtttggagtcggtatctggattaaaaaaacacattgatcAACACAAAAGGATATATGCAAAATCTGCCACTCTGTTGTTGAAGATGAATTACTGTTTTTAATCAAATATCAAAGCATTACAAAACACAGAAatatactatataaaaaaactaaaccaaCTAAACCCAACATTTACTAAATTAACAGACACTGAAAAAGTATTCTGTCGCTACTTCTCTGCCCAGTACACATTGCCCCAATCGTAGGGCAGTATTG
The sequence above is drawn from the Gigantopelta aegis isolate Gae_Host chromosome 6, Gae_host_genome, whole genome shotgun sequence genome and encodes:
- the LOC121374272 gene encoding histone 24-like, with the translated sequence MADVAQVQKTPKKKATKPKKVSSHPKYNEMIKAAIAALKDRHGSSRQAILSYIVKHYKVADEKTVNSHLKLALRAGVKNKSLKQSKGTGASGSFRLGELKAKKAPKAKKPKAAKPKKAKKPKAATKPKVKKPKTKKSPKKVSKPKTAKAAKPKKPKTPKKTKSPKKKAAKKPAKK